TTTTAGGGTACTAAGCCAAACCTAAAATGAAAAATTATATCCTCCTCCTGTTTAGTGCTATGTTATTTAGTTCTCAATACTCATTAGCCCAATCATCCAATAAAGACATACTATATGTAGGTACTTTCTCCGAACGCGATAGTAAAGGCATATATGTAGTAGAATTTGACCGAAGCAATGGCACTTTAAAGCAATTGCATACTTACGAAGATAAGGCCAGCCCATCATTTTTGGCTATTCATCCCAATGGTAAAAATCTATATGCGGTGTATCGTGAGGGCCTAAGCCCCGAAGATAAAAACGGAAGCGTAGTATCTTTTGAAATAGGCAAGCAGCACGAACTTATCAAGTTAAATGAACAGTCTGCAGAAGGTGCAGGCCCCTGTCATATTAGTGTGGACCCAGAAGGCAGGTCTGTCTACGTTTCAAATTATGTAGGCGGAAACTACGCACTCTATCCTATACTGCAAGATGGTAGCCTGGGTGAAGTCGCTGAAGTTATCGCTCATAAGGGCAGTAGTGTACATCCCAGTCGTCAGCAGGTGCCACACTTGCATTCAGTAATACCCTCTCCAAATGGTAAACATATCTATGCTTCAGATCTGGGGACTGACGATATTGCCATTTCCAAAGTGCAGAAAGAAGGCTCTGGTCTCGAGATTGCCGGTATGGCCCATACAGATGTAGCTCCCGGAGCAGGCCCCCGACACTTTGTATTTCACCCTAAAGGTAAATTTGCTTACTCTATTGAAGAGCTAACTTCTACTATCACCCTTTATGAGGTAAACAAAAGGAATGGTGGCCTTACAGCCGTACAAACTATTTCTACTCTACCTGAAGGCCAGGAAGTAGTCGATAATACGACGGCCGATATCCATATTTCTCCTGACGGGATGTTTGTCTATGGCTCTAACCGTGGGCACGACAGCATCGCAATATT
This window of the Porifericola rhodea genome carries:
- a CDS encoding lactonase family protein, with protein sequence MKNYILLLFSAMLFSSQYSLAQSSNKDILYVGTFSERDSKGIYVVEFDRSNGTLKQLHTYEDKASPSFLAIHPNGKNLYAVYREGLSPEDKNGSVVSFEIGKQHELIKLNEQSAEGAGPCHISVDPEGRSVYVSNYVGGNYALYPILQDGSLGEVAEVIAHKGSSVHPSRQQVPHLHSVIPSPNGKHIYASDLGTDDIAISKVQKEGSGLEIAGMAHTDVAPGAGPRHFVFHPKGKFAYSIEELTSTITLYEVNKRNGGLTAVQTISTLPEGQEVVDNTTADIHISPDGMFVYGSNRGHDSIAIFAVNKKDGTLSLIGHESSGGVRPRNFCIDKAGKFVFVANRESDNVVVYSRDEKTGKLTPTGQEINIPAAVCIQQL